A window of Corythoichthys intestinalis isolate RoL2023-P3 chromosome 14, ASM3026506v1, whole genome shotgun sequence contains these coding sequences:
- the myripa gene encoding uncharacterized protein PF3D7_1120600 isoform X5, with protein sequence MAETLTVALRVAEEAIDEAISNAEFDACQENQNEAHYLREHRGELIEELAKTIMQKIISRRETLADMKDEYEHERSLEHNVHHHGGDSFKHLKGLWRSQSAFSLMEDNRDARQTSPKDGGSGMSSWTSVERFENSGGVSSVLKSPDGNWIALQSAQLSRPSLLAKRKSLVYSALERESGAVSAYEGMDSDNEVKPEPDTSWSAILQEFQRKLTSSKVRRDADNRKDAESQSKEKLSDNTVKKPEIRRPSSYRTGNIDINFNGKVATDESAVGSETASSKAKRSRRKRRSKRRATLSGPLLMDYNRKDVHSCSPSDGDTPDTLTPDVVTPDLLHQDIGISQEDNELTSDMPQPSEHISDSLDYVLCNAKNSGDAWEKGTRSQDDDEEKMAVDLAGQTGGDVKEEEDDDEMEIRLYKLVAKSRLAYFSSTDDELDRAGRSEEEQMFDGEGQDEENKGLTHKLCRLEKEVRSTVLSSTEDELDRITDEEKEDDEEEEDREELAVKVCRLANQAGATQFSSTEDELDREEGTHEETLWRLQEDKAAQATQVRNLASLVSASQFSSTEDELDRVGEDEEKMSQGVIPWVEALGGHWESIREEQVSRSFSDAAMEELDDDMIISEETRITIKEHDQPGVNKLDPIGTQMVEAEDIQEAGSWKWEIDDDEIEFDKIISSMLTMTLEDMQEKKEERMTDEKRNKDTEADKEKADKGMISEVRKEETYTVDNRKQEKKTDENGSKDIKTDWGNSDMMSNKERNKNTKTDNRKAGIKTDKETDHEESMDLKKGKNINNDTMKDEEAKDISMTNEESNKDTKEDENMNEKCVDSNADENMNKDTKTDEGKKNIAMAKEERNEYTREERNNNTKTGENTNLKDIVMTEEERNQNTKEDEKRNEDAKTDKEIGNEKTFDKMADVNMNKDTKIEEESEGITMTNEERKENVKADERRGESVKTVIETENEKSVDSRKDENRSKNPKTNKERKDFEAGEDMNENTKTKEDGKEFATLNEGKENTQPNENLNEDIRTDKETENETSADTKVEENMNKPDERGNKSLKTNIQTQNEKSLASRKDENRNKNPNTGEERQDVMTNMENDENTKTDENRDNDVETDREMENEKSVAKNTDREMKCVTMTNTASNESIKADKNLNEDIKTDKEKENETSADTKADENMNENTKTKEDGKDVATLNEGKENTKPNQNLNEDIRTDKETENETSADTKVEENMNKPDERGNKSLKTNIQTQNEKSLASRKDENRNKNPNTGEERQDVMTNMENDENTKTDENRDNDVETDREMENEKSVAKNTDREMKCVTMTNTASNESIKADKNLNEDIKTDKEKENETSADTKADENMNENTKTNEDGKDVATLKEGNENTKPNENWNEDVKTDKKTDFERSVDTNVDENMNKADERGNKSLKTGIQTENEKGMDSRKDTNKNKNPNTGEERQDVMTNMQKETENETGVDTNVDENMNKADERGNKSLKTGIQTENEKSVDSRKDNRNKNPNTGEERQDVMTNMGNDENTMTNENRYNDVKTDREMENEKGVAKNTDMEIKCVTMTNTDSDENIKADKNLNEDIKADKETENETSVDTKADENMNKNTKTYEDGKDVETLKKEGNENTKPNENLNEDIKTDKETENERSVGTKADENMNENTKTNEDGKDVAMLKQERTENTKPNEKWNKDVKTDKETENEICADTKVDQNMSKADEGGNKSLKTDIQTGIEKSVDSRKDENRNQNPKTGEERQAVMTNMKNNENTKADEYRNNDVKIDREMENEKSVAKNTDKERKCVTMTNIEKNENIKADKNLNEQIKTDKGTENETSVDTKADENKNTKTNEDGKDVETLKKEGNENTKPNENLNEDIKTDIETENETSADTKVDENMNKANGRGNKRLKIDIQTENEKSLDSKKDENRNKNPETGKEMQDVMTNMEENENNKADEYKNEDVKMDKEIENEKSLTTNADKEGKDFTMKNMERSDNTKANENWNEDIKTDIETINESSVDIKADENMNTKANEDGKYLAMLKKEGTENTKPNQNCSDEVKIDKEIENEICADTKADQSMNKADEKGNKSVKSFIETENEKIVDSRKDEMRNKNQQTDEKRQDVMTNIEKNENAKTDKYNNEDVKIDKVKENEKRVASNTDKERKDVTMTNMERDQNIKAEENWNTTVENVKETENEKSVDTKADENMNMYAKTNADRKDIAMINKERNVNTKPNENWKEDERTYKETENEKSAETKADENMNNEDEKKNKSLWTEIETENEKSVDSRKDENRNNNPKTDEVRRDVEMTNMEKDEKTKANENKNEDVKINKEMEIETDAEEKDVTLTNEEINENTGKNVKRNENFKTDKEADWDKDPKTDRERKNETKTDENTNDNVNTDEKKEDSKAFDNGNSNATTEKISENENPKNDTTTVSEGKENMVMKNEKNKDAKTYNMKKEDRNTKNRKADIKTDDEESVDSKTDDTCNKNTECKEQKKDVIMTNEGKDEKRNENSKEDMKTDKEKIDETKEDHKTEENRTMDTTTIERKEILVTKKERKGAAKTHNERNEEEEDANPNKDSKRELEKQKEETKKDWNESTKTNKEKAMANDTSDGDTRIVGRNGDTLNDDEREEQEKAYENKIRDAKVEKEKDEDPKEDTKERNTLTMTYVVKDDSETGNNRNMDENRGRESKFEIETNDESSEETKMDKSKDKASWEDLKGDIKIDEGTTTNKNRNKAAEGHMQGIDEIKTDKETDKNKKADFEVKTKKMTEDMQPDMDRKEKVETTGKNWNKNSMIAKDEGKESNKTKDWHNDMKTDLGWKKNVKTDNETTKADKDINKNEKAAKFGNEEHNTETEMEENQNRHAVNKEETKNDIDDAKKDTNKKKDMNEDERKVDTKIDNEKNEDSKTDKNRNKNRKATSKSKDTDTKTEVWIEDSKTGKKRDKNWYEKSRNQDDKINKERKDLLRTAKDRHKDSKSDKQMSKDAKTDKATGGKRVKVDQMSPVENAGESAELPLSLATARPQEQKVAAEDRSGNMSATEDGFLSREESRNASNTYVYHAVHVISSLLEMRNSAASLCSITTEVLKVLNATEELLQGVEGRDARRHSAPSFPANTDPQKLDQQFSSLEEKVYMAAGSVYGVEAELNKLEERAKDISSRTSETELFFLEERVASAAARVQQSELQISDISARIAALRSAGLDVDPQSRFAKARTVPVMPLTLSSSRQLRRRLPALPRPENNKN encoded by the exons ATGGCAGAGACGCTCACTGTGGCCCTACGGGTTGCAGAGGAGGCCATAGACGAGGCCATTTCCAACGCAGAGTTTGACGCCTGTCAG GAGAACCAGAATGAAGCCCACTACCTACGTGAACACAGAGGAGAGCTCATTGAGGAGCTGGCCAAAACAATAATGCAAAAG ATCATCTCTAGGAGGGAGACTTTGGCTGACATGAAGGATGAGTACGAGCATGAGAGGTCACTTGAGCACAATGTCCATCACCATGGGGGTGACTCGTTTAAACACCTCAAAGGCCTCTGG AGGTCGCAGTCAGCCTTCTCGCTGATGGAAGATAACCGAGATGCTCGTCAGACATCACCCAAGGATGGAGGATCAGGCATGTCATCTTGGACCAGTGTCGAGCGATTCGAAAACTCTG GAGGTGTGTCTTCTGTGCTGAAGAGCCCAGACGGGAACTGGATCGCCCTGCAGAGTGCTCAGCTCTCCCGCCCCAGCCTGCTGGCCAAGAGGAAGAGTCTGGTCTACAGCGCCTTGGAGAGGGAGTCCGGAGCTGTCTCTGCTTATGAAGGCATGGACTCTGACAATGAAGTCAAACCTGAGCCAGATACCTCGTGGAGCGCTATCCTACAGGAGTTTCAAAGAAAGTTGACTAGCTCTAAAGTCCGTCGAGATGctgacaacagaaaagatgctgAGTCACAGTCCAAGGAAAAGCTTTCAGACAATACTGTTAAGAAGCCTGAGATCAGACGACCGTCCTCTTACAGGACCGGCAACATCGACATCAACTTCAACGGGAAGGTTGCTACGGATGAAAGCGCAGTTGGAAGTGAGACGGCATCTAGTAAAGCGAAGAGATCACGAAGGAAGAGAAGAAGTAAAAGAAGAGCAACACTTTCTGGGCCTCTTCTGATG GATTACAATAGGAAAGACGTCCACTCTTGTTCTCCCTCAGATGGCGACACTCCTGACACTTTGACGCCTGACGTGGTTACGCCTGATCTGCTTCACCAGGACATCGGCATCAGTCAAGAGGACAATGAGCTCACGTCAGACATGCCACAACCTTCAGAACACATCTCCGACTCCTTAGATTATGTTCTttgcaatgcaaaaaacagtggTGATGCATGGGAGAAAGGAACACGAAGCCAAGACGATGACGAGGAAAAGATGGCGGTTGACTTGGCAGGACAGACAGGAGGGGATGTAAAAGAGGAGGAAGATGACGACGAGATGGAAATTAGGTTATATAAACTGGTGGCGAAGTCAAGACTAGCGTACTTCTCGTCCACTGACGACGAACTAGACAGGGCAGGAAGAAGTGAAGAGGAACAAATGTTTGATGGTGAAGGTCAGGATGAAGAGAACAAAGGACTAACCCACAAACTCTGCAGGCTAGAGAAGGAAGTCCGATCTACCGTGCTCTCCTCCACAGAAGATGAGCTGGACCGAATCACGGATGAGGAAAAAGAGGACGACGAGGAAGAAGAGGACAGAGAGGAGCTGGCGGTAAAAGTGTGCCGATTGGCCAACCAAGCAGGTGCTACCCAATTTTCCTCAACTGAGGATGAGCTGGATCGCGAGGAAGGGACTCACGAAGAGACACTGTGGAGGCTGCAGGAGGACAAGGCAGCGCAGGCCACTCAGGTGCGCAACCTGGCCAGTCTTGTAAGTGCCTCCCAGTTCTCCTCCACCGAGGACGAGCTAGATCGAGTCGGAGAAGATGAGGAAAAGATGAGCCAGGGCGTTATACCATGGGTGGAAGCGTTGGGAGGACACTGGGAATCAATAAGGGAGGAACAAGTCAGCAGGAGTTTTTCTGATGCAGCAATGGAAGAACTGGATGATGACATGATAATATCAGAAGAGACAAGAATAACAATAAAGGAACATGATCAGCCAGGGGTAAATAAGTTAGATCCAATAGGAACACAGATGGTGGAAGCAGAAGACATCCAAGAAGCAGGCAGTTGGAAGTGGGAGATAGACGATGATGAAATTGAGTTCGATAAAATAATCAGCAGCATGCTGACGATGACACTGGAGGATATGCAGGAGAAGAAAGAGGAAAGAATGACAGATGAGAAGAGGAACAAGGACACAGAAGCTGACAAGGAGAAGGCCGATAAAGGGATGATAAGCGAGGTAAGGAAGGAGGAAACATACACAGTTGATAACAGGAAACAGGAGAAAAAGACTGACGAGAATGGTAGCAAGGATATAAAGACTGACTGGGGGAACAGTGACATGATGTCAAACAAAGAAAGGAACAAGAACACAAAAACAGACAACAGGAAAGCAGGAATAAAGACTGACAAGGAGACAGACCATGAGGAAAGTATGGATTTGAAGAAAGGCAAGAACATAAACAATGACACAATGAAGGACGAGGAGGCGAAAGATATTTCAATGACAAACGAGGAAAGTAACAAGGACACTAAAGAAGATGAAAATATGAATGAGAAATGTGTGGATTCAAACGCAGACGAAAATATGAACAAAGACACAAAGACTGACGAAGGGAAGAAAAATATTGCGATGGCAAAGGAGGAAAGGAATGAGTACACCAGGGAGGAGAGGAATAACAACACAAAAACAGGTGAGAACACAAACCTGAAGGATATTGTGATGACAGAGGAGGAAAGGAATCAGAACACTAAAGAGGACGAGAAGAGGAATGAGGATGCCAAAACAGACAAAGAGATTGGAAATGAGAAAACTTTTGACAAAATGGCAGATGTGAATATGAACAAAGACACAAAGATTGAAGAAGAGAGTGAAGGTATTACGATGACTAATGAGGAAAGGAAAGAGAATGTTAAGGCAGATGAAAGGAGGGGGGAAAGTGTCAAGACTGTCATAGAGACAGAAAATGAGAAAAGTGTGGATTCAAGAAAAGATGAAAACAGGAGTAAGAACCCAAAGACTAACAAGGAGAGGAAAGATTTTGAGGCTGGTGAGGACATGAACGAGAACACAAAGACTAAGGAAGACGGGAAGGAATTTGCAACGTTGAACGAAGGCAAAGAGAACACTCAGCCAAACGAGAACTTGAATGAAGATATCAGGACAGACAAAGAGACGGAAAATGAGACAAGCGCGGACACAAAGGTTGAGGAGAACATGAACAAGCCAGATGAGAGAGGGAACAAAAGTCTTAAGACCaatatacagacacaaaatgagaaAAGTTTGGCTTCAAGAAAAGATGAAAACAGGAACAAGAACCCAAATACTGGCGAGGAGAGGCAAGATGTGATGACAAACATGGAAAACGATGAGAACACTAAGACAGACGAAAACAGGGACAATGATGTCGAGACAGACAGAGAGATGGAAAATGAGAAAAGTGTTGCCAAAAACACTGACAGGGAGATGaaatgtgttacaatgacaaacACAGCCAGCAATGAGAGCATAAAGGCAGACAAAAACTTGAATGAAGATATCAAGACTGACAAAGAGAAGGAAAATGAGACAAGTGCGGACACAAAGGCAGATGAGAACATGAACGAGAACACAAAGACTAAGGAAGACGGGAAGGATGTTGCAACGTTGAACGAAGGCAAAGAGAACACTAAGCCAAACCAGAACTTGAATGAAGATATCAGGACAGACAAAGAGACGGAAAATGAGACAAGCGCGGACACAAAGGTTGAGGAGAACATGAACAAGCCAGATGAGAGAGGGAACAAAAGTCTTAAGACCAATATACAGACACAAAACGAGAAAAGTTTGGCTTCAAGAAAAGATGAAAACAGGAACAAGAACCCAAATACTGGCGAGGAGAGGCAAGATGTGATGACAAACATGGAAAACGATGAGAACACTAAGACAGACGAAAACAGGGACAATGATGTCGAGACAGACAGAGAGATGGAAAATGAGAAAAGTGTTGCCAAAAACACTGACAGGGAGATGaaatgtgttacaatgacaaacACAGCCAGCAATGAGAGCATAAAGGCAGACAAAAACTTGAATGAAGATATCAAGACTGACAAAGAGAAGGAAAATGAGACAAGTGCGGACACAAAGGCAGATGAGAACATGAACGAGAACACAAAGACTAACGAGGACGGGAAGGATGTTGCAACGTTGAAAGAAGGCAATGAGAACACTAAGCCAAACGAGAACTGGAACGAAGATGTAAAGACTGACAAAAAGACAGATTTTGAGAGAAGTGTGGACACAAACGTAGATGAGAACATGAACAAGGCAGATGAGAGAGGGAACAAAAGTCTTAAGACTGGCATACAGACAGAAAATGAGAAAGGTATGGATTCAAGAAAAGATACAAACAAGAACAAGAACCCAAATACTGGCGAGGAGAGGCAAGATGTGATGACAAACATGCAAAAAGAGACGGAAAATGAGACAGGTGTGGACACAAACGTAGATGAGAACATGAACAAGGCAGATGAGAGAGGGAACAAAAGTCTTAAGACTGGCATCCAGACAGAAAATGAGAAAAGTGTGGATTCAAGAAAAGATAACAGGAACAAGAACCCAAATACTGGCGAGGAGAGGCAAGATGTGATGACAAACATGGGAAACGATGAGAACACTATGACAAACGAAAACAGGTACAATGATGTCAAGACTGACAGAGAGATGGAAAATGAGAAAGGTGTGGCCAAAAACACTGACATGGAGATTaaatgtgttacaatgacaaacACAGACAGCGATGAGAACATAAAGGCAGATAAAAACTTGAATGAAGATATCAAGGCTGACAAAGAGACGGAAAATGAGACAAGTGTGGACACAAAGGCAGATGAGAACATGAACAAGAACACAAAGACTTACGAGGATGGGAAGGATGTTGAAACATTGAAAAAAGAAGGCAATGAGAACACTAAACCAAACGAGAACTTGAATGAAGATATCAAGACTGACAAAGAGACGGAAAATGAGAGAAGTGTGGGTACAAAGGCAGATGAGAACATGAACGAGAACACAAAGACTAACGAGGACGGAAAGGATGTTGCAATGTTGAAACAAGAAAGGACAGAGAACACTAAGCCAAATGAGAAATGGAACAAAGATGTCAAGACTGACAAAGAGACGGAAAATGAGATATGTGCGGACACAAAGGTAGACCAGAACATGAGCAAGGCAGATGAGGGAGGGAACAAAAGTCTTAAGACCGATATACAGACAGGAATTGAGAAAAGTGTGGATTCAAGAAAAGATGAAAACAGGAACCAGAACCCAAAGACTGGTGAGGAGAGGCAAGCTGTGATGACAAACATGAAAAACAATGAGAACACTAAGGCAGATGAATACAGGAACAACGATGtgaagatagacagagagaTGGAAAATGAGAAAAGTGTGGCCAAGAACACTGACAAGGAGAGAaaatgtgttacaatgacaaacATAGAAAAGAATGAAAACATAAAGGCAGACAAGAACTTGAACGAACAGATCAAGACCGACAAAGGGACGGAAAATGAGACAAGTGTGGACACAAAGGCAGATGAGAACAAGAACACAAAGACTAATGAGGATGGGAAGGATGTTGAAACATTGAAAAAAGAAGGCAATGAGAACACTAAGCCAAATGAGAACTTGAATGAAGATATCAAGACTGACATAGAGACGGAAAATGAAACAAGTGCGGACACAAAGGTTGACGAGAACATGAACAAGGCAAATGGGAGAGGGAACAAAAGGCTTAAGATCGATATACAGACAGAAAATGAGAAAAGTTTGGATTCAAAAAAAGATGAAAACAGGAACAAGAACCCAGAGACTGGCAAGGAGATGCAAGATGTGATGACAAACATGGAAGAGAATGAAAACAACAAGGCAGACGAGTACAAGAATGAGGATGTCAAGATGGACAAAGAGATAGAAAATGAGAAAAGTCTGACCACAAACGCTGACAAGGAGGGGAAAGATTTTACGATGAAAAATATGGAAAGGAGTGACAACACTAAGGCAAACGAGAACTGGAACGAAGATATCAAGACTGACATAGAGACAATAAATGAAAGCAGTGTGGACATAAAGGCAGATGAGAACATGAACACGAAGGCTAACGAGGACGGGAAATATCTTGCCATGTTGAAAAAAGAAGGGACTGAGAACACTAAGCCAAACCAGAACTGTAGCGATGAAGTCAAGATTGACAAAGAGATTGAAAATGAGATATGTGCGGACACAAAGGCAGACCAGAGCATGAACAAGGCAGATGAAAAGGGCAACAAAAGTGTCAAGAGTTTCATAGAGACAGAAAATGAGAAAATTGTGGATTCAAGAAAAGATGAAATGAGGAACAAGAACCAACAAACTGACGAGAAGAGGCAAGATGTGATGACAAATATAGAAAAGAATGAGAATGCTAAGACAGACAAATACAACAATGAGGATGTCAAGATAGACAAAGTGAAGGAAAATGAGAAAAGAGTGGCCTCAAATACTGACAAGGAGAGGAAAGATGTTACGATGACAAACATGGAAAGAGATCAGAACATTAAGGCAGAAGAAAACTGGAACACAACTGTCGAGAATGTTAAAGAGACAGAAAATGAGAAAAGTGTGGACACAAAGGCAGATGAGAACATGAACATGTACGCGAAGACTAACGCGGACAGGAAAGATATTGCAATGATAAACAAAGAAAGGAATGTGAACACTAAGCCAAATGAGAACTGGAAAGAAGATGAAAGGACTTACAAAGAGACTGAAAATGAGAAAAGTGCGGAAACAAAGGCAGACGAGAACATGAACAATGAAGATGAGAAGAAGAATAAAAGTCTCTGGACTGAAATAGAGACAGAAAATGAGAAAAGTGTGGATTCAAGAAAAGATGAAAACAGGAACAACAACCCAAAGACTGATGAGGTGAGGAGAGATGTCGAAATGACAAACATGGAAAAGGATGAGAAGACTAAGGCTAATGAGAACAAAAACGAGGATGTGAAGATAAACAAAGAGATGGAAATTGAGACTGACGCTGAGGAGAAAGATGTTACGTTGACAAACGAGGAAATAAATGAGAACACTGGGAAAAACGTGAAGCGGAACGAAAATTTCAAGACTGACAAAGAAGCAGATTGGGACAAGGACCCAAAGACTGACAGGGAGAGGAAAAATGAGACAAAGACAGACGAGAACACAAATGACAATGTAAATACAGATGAGAAGAAAGAGGATTCAAAGGCTTTTGACAACGGGAACAGCAATGCAACGACAGAAAAGATATCAGAGAATGAGAACCCAAAAAATGATACAACAACTGTCAGTGAGGGGAAAGAAAACATggtaatgaaaaatgaaaaaaacaaggatGCAAAGACATACAATATGAAGAAAGAGGATAGGAACACTAAGAACAGGAAAGCGGACATTAAGACAGACGATGAGGAGAGTGTGGACTCAAAGACAGACGACACCTGCAATAAGAACACAGAGTGCAAGGAGCAGAAGAAAGATGTTATAATGACAAATGAGGGAAAGGACGAGAAGAGAAATGAGAACAGCAAGGAGGATATGAAGACAGACAAAGAGAAAATTGATGAGACGAAAGAGGACCATAAGACTGAAGAAAACAGGACAATGGACACAACGACTATTGAGAGGAAAGAGATTTTGGtgacaaagaaagaaaggaaaggAGCTGCAAAGACACACAATGAAAGaaatgaggaggaggaggatgccAACCCAAACAAGGACAGTAAAAGAGAACTTGAAAAACAGAAAGAGGAGACAAAAAAAGATTGGAACGAAAGCACAAAAACCAACAAAGAAAAGGCTATGGCAAATGACACAAGTGATGGGGACACAAGGATAGTCGGTAGGAATGGGGATACACTGAATGATGATGAGAGGGAAGAACAAGAAAAGGCATATGAAAACAAGATCAGGGACGCAAAGGTGGAAAAGGAGAAAGACGAAGAcccaaaagaggacacaaaggaGAGGAATACGTTGACAATGACATATGTTGTGAAAGATGACTCGGAGACAGGCAACAACAGGAACATGGATGAAAATAGAGGTCGGGAGAGTAAATTTGAAATAGAGACAAATGACGAAAGTAGTGAAGAAACAAAGATGGACAAGAGTAAGGACAAGGCATCTTGGGAGGACCTGAAGGGTGACATAAAGATAGATGAaggaacaacaacaaacaagaaTAGAAACAAGGCAGCTGAGGGCCACATGCAGGGCATAGATGAAATAAAGACAGACAAGGAGACAGACAAAAATAAGAAAGCAGACTTTGAGGTAAAGACAAAGAAAATGACAGAGGACATGCAGCCAGACATGGACAGAAAGGAGAAAGTTGAGACAACAGGCAAGAATTGGAACAAGAATTCAATGATAGCCAAAGATGAGGGCAAGGAATCAAATAAAACTAAAGACTGGCATAACGATATGAAGACGGACTTGGGCTGGAAGAAAAACGTGAAGACAGACAATGAGACGACAAAGGCAGATAAAGACATTAACAAGAATGAAAAGGCAGCAAAATTTGGCAATGAGGAGCACAATACAGAAACTGAGATGGAAGAGAACCAGAACAGACATGCGGTCAACAAGGAAGAGACAAAGAACGACATAGATGATGCAAAGAAAGATACAAATAAGAAGAAGGATATGAATGAAGATGAAAGGAAGGTGGACACAAAGATAGACAATGAGAAGAATGAAGATTCAAAAACAGACAAGAACAGGAATAAGAATAGGAAAGCCACCAGTAAGAGCAAAGATACAGATACAAAGACAGAGGTGTGGATTGAAGACTCGAAAACAGGAAAGAAGAGGGACAAGAATTGGTATGAAAAAAGCAGGAACCAGGATGACAAGATCAACAAGGAGAGGAAAGACCTCTTGAGGACAGCAAAGGACAGGCACAAAGACAGCAAGAGTGATAAGCAAATGAGTAAAGACGCAAAGACAGACAAGGCTACAGGTGGAAAGAGGGTTAAAGTAGACCAAATGAGTCCAGTTGAAAATGCAGGTGAGAGTGCTGAGCTTCCACTCAGTCTTGCAACTGCTAGACCACAGGAACAAAAAGTTGCAGCCGAAGACAGAAGTGGAAACATGAGTGCTACAGAGGATGGTTTCCTGTCAAGGGAAGAgtccagaaat GCTAGTAACACTTATGTGTACCATGCTGTGCACGTCATATCAAGTCTGCTAGAAATG AGGAACTCGGCAGCGTCCCTCTGCAGCATAACAACTGAGGTCCTGAAGGTTCTGAACGCTACCGAGGAGCTGCTCCAGGGGGTGGAGGGCCGTGACGCTCGCCGCCACTCCGCCCCATCTTTTCCCGCCAACACTGACCCCCAAAAACTTGATCAGCAGTTTTCCTCACTGGAGGAGAAA GTGTACATGGCGGCGGGCTCTGTGTACGGTGTGGAGGCAGAGCTCAACAAGCTGGAGGAGCGGGCCAAGGACATATCCAGCAGAACTTCCGAGACGGAGCTGTTCTTCCTGGAGGAGCGAGTGGCGTCGGCAGCTGCCAGGGTACAGCAGTCTGAACTACAG ATTAGTGATATTTCCGCAAGGATCGCGGCACTGAGGAGCGCCGGACTCGACGTAGACCCGCAGTCCCGCTTCGCCAAGGCCAGGACTGTCCCAGTCATG CCTCTGACGCTGAGCTCATCCAGACAGCTGAGGCGACGACTGCCTGCACTCCCTCGTCCAG aaaacaacaaaaactaa